One window of Desulfobacca acetoxidans DSM 11109 genomic DNA carries:
- a CDS encoding DUF4198 domain-containing protein, whose product MEKNIVIAAALTLLFIDLLSAHELWVAKEKGNLVVMFKHDGKSDPYKPEFVKTAKGFDSSGREVAVRVIPQGTRTLLAPAQPPALVSIVYSPGVYCKTPEGYKNISKRDAKDAIDSIRAEILNKNFWQWNDRFAKPLGGKMELLPLKNPLVLKVEDKLPFQVLYDSHPLPGAAVIAEGIEKDSLKTDGNGRAEVIIKRDGLNVVKARRKTPTVNDPDADVLIEIANISFSVK is encoded by the coding sequence ATGGAAAAAAATATAGTGATCGCGGCGGCCTTAACTTTGCTTTTTATTGATCTCCTCTCCGCTCATGAACTCTGGGTGGCTAAAGAGAAAGGTAACCTGGTGGTTATGTTTAAGCATGATGGCAAAAGTGATCCTTATAAACCGGAATTTGTCAAGACAGCCAAGGGCTTTGATTCATCCGGGAGAGAGGTGGCAGTACGGGTAATCCCGCAGGGCACTCGAACCCTTTTAGCTCCTGCCCAGCCCCCGGCTTTGGTGTCCATCGTTTATAGCCCCGGAGTTTATTGTAAAACTCCGGAAGGATATAAGAATATCTCCAAGCGCGATGCCAAAGACGCTATTGATTCTATTAGAGCGGAAATATTGAATAAGAATTTCTGGCAGTGGAACGATCGCTTTGCTAAACCTTTGGGTGGTAAAATGGAACTTCTGCCACTGAAAAATCCTCTTGTCCTTAAGGTTGAGGATAAGCTGCCTTTCCAGGTACTATATGATAGCCACCCCCTGCCAGGGGCTGCGGTGATAGCTGAAGGAATAGAGAAAGATTCACTGAAAACCGATGGCAATGGCCGGGCGGAGGTGATCATCAAAAGGGACGGCCTCAATGTGGTAAAGGCTAGACGCAAGACCCCCACGGTCAACGATCCTGATGCCGACGTTTTAATCGAAATTGCCAATATCAGCTTTTCGGTTAAATAA
- a CDS encoding ABC transporter permease yields MKIPFSYSYRNLVTRRMTTALTAGGMSLVVFVFAAVLMLAEGLRQTLVATGSFDNAIVLRASAESEVQSIIERDKAAIVTAQPEIAIDQEGRPLAARELIVLLNLRKRGSNSPSNVTIRGVSPISVQLRPEIKLVAGRMFRPGSSEIVTGRDIAQRFGGAGLGETLRFAMRDWIVVGIIDAGKTAFSSEIWGDIDQMQQAFRRPLFSSVILRLRQPGDFLSLKSRLEGDPRLPVEVKRETVFYEQQSKRMADFIRLLGLVLTSIFSIGAVLGAMITMYAAVASRTVEIGALRALGFSRGNILTAILLESLLIGLMGGLVGLGAASLMQFLTISTTNWQTFSEVAFNFSLTADIFLKSLLFALGMGLVGGFLPALRGARMNIVEALRAL; encoded by the coding sequence GTGAAGATTCCTTTCTCCTACAGCTACCGCAATCTGGTCACCCGGCGTATGACCACGGCCCTTACGGCGGGGGGGATGAGCCTGGTGGTCTTTGTCTTTGCTGCGGTGCTGATGTTGGCGGAGGGTCTGCGCCAGACCCTGGTGGCAACCGGCTCCTTTGACAATGCCATAGTGCTCCGGGCTTCCGCTGAATCAGAGGTGCAGAGCATCATCGAGCGGGACAAAGCGGCCATAGTCACGGCCCAACCGGAGATCGCCATTGATCAAGAGGGCCGTCCATTGGCAGCCCGGGAGTTGATCGTGCTCCTGAACCTGCGCAAGCGCGGGTCAAACAGTCCTTCGAACGTTACGATTCGCGGGGTGTCGCCAATCTCTGTGCAACTACGCCCGGAGATCAAACTTGTTGCCGGCCGCATGTTCCGCCCCGGTTCTTCGGAGATTGTCACCGGCCGGGATATCGCCCAGCGGTTTGGCGGTGCCGGGTTGGGAGAAACCCTGAGATTTGCAATGCGGGATTGGATCGTGGTAGGGATCATCGATGCCGGCAAGACTGCCTTCAGTTCTGAAATCTGGGGGGATATCGATCAGATGCAGCAGGCCTTCCGCCGGCCTCTCTTTTCCAGCGTCATTTTGCGCCTGCGCCAGCCTGGGGATTTCCTTAGTCTAAAAAGCCGCTTGGAGGGCGACCCCCGCCTGCCGGTGGAGGTGAAGCGGGAGACGGTCTTTTATGAGCAGCAGTCTAAGCGGATGGCCGATTTTATCCGGCTGCTGGGTCTGGTACTCACCAGCATTTTCAGCATCGGCGCCGTGCTGGGGGCCATGATCACGATGTACGCGGCAGTGGCCAGCCGCACGGTGGAGATCGGCGCCTTGAGAGCCCTGGGCTTCAGCCGGGGCAACATCCTCACTGCCATCCTGCTGGAGTCCCTGCTTATTGGCCTGATGGGAGGCCTCGTCGGTTTGGGGGCGGCCTCCTTGATGCAGTTTCTTACTATCTCCACTACCAATTGGCAGACCTTTTCCGAAGTAGCCTTCAATTTCTCTCTCACGGCTGATATTTTCCTCAAGAGTCTGCTCTTTGCCCTGGGCATGGGGTTGGTGGGCGGCTTCCTGCCGGCCCTCAGGGGGGCGCGGATGAATATTGTGGAAGCCCTCAGGGCGTTATAG
- the aroA gene encoding 3-phosphoshikimate 1-carboxyvinyltransferase, with translation MIYKEIQPVKAMEAVITLPGSKSFSHRALIAAGLARGSSSLRNLLRADDTLMTARALEQLGVRITWQEKECLLEGAGGRLKVPTEPIYLGDSGTSMRFLTAVAALGNGRYVLTGSPRLCQRPIQDLLDALTLLGVVAHCENHNGCPPVIIQARGLAGGESRVSGGISSQFLSALLLISPFAARDVEIEVVGELVSRPYVDITLSVMEAFGIAYYRRGYQNFCVPAGQRYQARDYEVEGDASSASYFLGAAALTGGRITLTNLNPQSCQGDIGFLEVLQQMGCQVEPTGSGVVLRGRQLQAIRINMAHMPDLVPTLAVLAAYAQGETVITGVPHLRHKESDRLQAVATELAKMGITVNQTKDGLIIQGGKPRGVVIETYNDHRIAMSFALAGLKTPGVMIANPDCVAKSFPDFWDYFAKLGTNSALSASKENS, from the coding sequence TTGATTTACAAGGAAATTCAACCTGTAAAGGCAATGGAAGCGGTTATCACCCTTCCCGGCTCCAAAAGTTTCAGTCACCGGGCTCTCATCGCCGCCGGACTAGCCAGAGGAAGCAGCTCCCTGAGGAATCTCTTGCGCGCCGATGACACCCTCATGACCGCTCGGGCATTGGAACAATTGGGGGTCCGAATAACGTGGCAGGAAAAGGAGTGTCTGCTAGAGGGCGCCGGCGGCAGGCTAAAGGTTCCGACTGAGCCGATATATTTAGGCGATTCCGGCACCTCAATGCGATTCCTGACGGCCGTGGCGGCATTAGGGAATGGCCGGTATGTCCTCACCGGCTCGCCCCGTCTCTGCCAGCGCCCTATTCAGGACCTGCTTGACGCCCTGACCCTTCTCGGAGTTGTAGCCCACTGTGAGAACCACAACGGCTGCCCTCCGGTCATAATTCAGGCCCGAGGGTTGGCTGGCGGTGAATCCCGAGTGTCCGGGGGTATCAGCAGCCAGTTCCTCTCCGCCCTCCTGCTGATCTCGCCTTTTGCTGCCAGGGACGTAGAGATTGAAGTAGTGGGGGAACTGGTGTCGCGGCCGTACGTCGATATTACCCTTAGCGTCATGGAGGCCTTCGGCATCGCTTACTACCGTCGGGGCTACCAGAATTTTTGCGTCCCGGCCGGCCAGCGGTATCAGGCTCGAGACTACGAGGTGGAGGGGGACGCCTCCAGCGCCTCGTATTTTTTGGGCGCCGCCGCCCTTACCGGCGGGCGGATTACTCTGACCAACTTGAACCCGCAATCCTGCCAGGGAGATATCGGCTTCCTTGAGGTTCTGCAGCAGATGGGCTGCCAGGTGGAGCCGACCGGAAGCGGCGTGGTGCTCAGGGGCAGACAACTTCAGGCCATTCGGATTAACATGGCCCATATGCCTGACCTTGTCCCGACCTTGGCGGTGTTGGCCGCCTACGCTCAGGGCGAAACCGTCATCACGGGCGTCCCGCACCTCAGGCATAAAGAATCCGACCGCCTCCAGGCCGTGGCCACGGAACTGGCAAAGATGGGCATCACGGTTAACCAGACCAAAGACGGCCTCATTATTCAGGGAGGCAAACCGCGCGGGGTGGTTATCGAGACCTACAACGACCACCGCATCGCCATGAGCTTTGCCCTGGCCGGGCTTAAAACCCCTGGCGTGATGATCGCCAACCCGGACTGTGTAGCCAAATCCTTCCCTGATTTCTGGGATTATTTTGCCAAACTGGGAACGAACTCTGCTCTTTCAGCTTCGAAGGAGAACAGCTAA
- the aroD gene encoding type I 3-dehydroquinate dehydratase has protein sequence MSSIRICIPVVETDCDAACQCLARIHAQGFLAELRLDYLIQPDLQHLLHAPRGPVIATNRLPNEGGRFSGPESARRRLLEQAIDLGADYVDVEFNADPFWRNDLLAHRGAVKLILSWHDFKGPSTPPRLHEIMTAMIDCGADIIKLVTYAHHPSDCLALLGLIPAAQQQGQDIIAFCMGSAGKYSRVIAPLLGSYLTFAVLEAGKESAPGQLTVQEMTSIWEMLT, from the coding sequence TTGAGCTCCATCAGAATCTGCATCCCGGTGGTAGAGACCGACTGCGACGCCGCCTGCCAGTGCCTGGCCCGGATACATGCCCAGGGCTTCCTGGCAGAACTGCGGCTGGATTATCTCATTCAACCTGATTTGCAGCATCTACTCCACGCTCCGCGTGGCCCCGTCATCGCTACCAACCGCCTGCCCAACGAGGGAGGGCGGTTTTCCGGTCCGGAGTCAGCGCGTCGGCGTTTGCTGGAACAGGCCATAGATTTGGGGGCGGATTATGTAGATGTGGAGTTCAACGCCGATCCCTTCTGGCGAAATGACCTGTTGGCCCACCGCGGCGCGGTCAAGCTAATCCTCTCCTGGCATGACTTTAAAGGTCCCTCGACTCCCCCCCGGCTGCACGAGATTATGACGGCCATGATCGACTGCGGCGCCGATATTATCAAGCTGGTCACCTATGCCCATCACCCCTCAGACTGCCTCGCCCTATTGGGTCTCATCCCGGCAGCGCAGCAGCAGGGCCAGGACATTATCGCCTTCTGCATGGGGTCGGCCGGGAAATACTCCCGCGTCATCGCGCCGCTGTTGGGCAGTTATCTGACCTTCGCCGTCCTGGAGGCGGGGAAAGAATCGGCGCCGGGTCAACTCACCGTCCAGGAAATGACCTCCATCTGGGAGATGTTGACATGA
- a CDS encoding 2-amino-3,7-dideoxy-D-threo-hept-6-ulosonate synthase: MIGKMIRLERILNRETGRTVIVPMDHGVTVGPIEGLIDMKTTVNSVAMGGANAIVMHKGLVSTGHRRRGRDVGLIIHLSGSTSLSPFPNAKTLVCSVEEAIKLGADAVSIHVNIGDGTEREMLADFGQVSREARDWGMPLLAMVYPRGEKIKDEYEPRVIKHAARLGAELGADIVKVSYTGAVESFREVVAGSPVPVVIAGGPKMNSDREILEMVKGSIEAGGSGVSIGRNVFQHRNPTRMVGAISLLVHENSTVDEALAFLQTPDLER; encoded by the coding sequence ATGATCGGCAAAATGATCCGCCTGGAACGCATCCTGAATCGTGAGACCGGACGCACCGTAATCGTCCCTATGGACCACGGCGTCACGGTCGGCCCCATCGAAGGTTTGATCGATATGAAGACCACGGTGAATAGCGTGGCCATGGGGGGGGCCAATGCCATCGTTATGCACAAAGGCTTGGTGTCCACCGGCCACCGTCGCCGCGGTCGCGACGTCGGCCTAATCATCCATCTCTCAGGCTCCACCAGTCTCTCTCCCTTTCCGAACGCCAAGACCCTCGTTTGCAGCGTTGAGGAGGCTATCAAATTAGGGGCCGATGCGGTTTCCATACATGTGAACATCGGCGACGGTACTGAACGGGAGATGCTGGCCGACTTCGGACAGGTTTCCCGAGAGGCCAGGGATTGGGGCATGCCGCTGCTGGCCATGGTTTACCCGCGCGGGGAAAAAATCAAAGACGAATACGAACCCCGAGTTATCAAGCATGCGGCGCGCTTAGGGGCGGAATTGGGCGCCGACATTGTCAAAGTATCCTATACCGGCGCAGTGGAAAGCTTCCGGGAAGTGGTGGCCGGCAGTCCGGTGCCCGTGGTTATCGCCGGCGGTCCCAAGATGAATTCCGACCGTGAAATTCTCGAAATGGTGAAGGGTTCCATCGAGGCCGGCGGCTCCGGGGTCTCCATTGGCCGTAATGTCTTCCAGCATCGTAATCCGACGCGGATGGTGGGCGCTATCAGTCTGCTGGTACACGAAAACAGCACAGTGGACGAGGCCCTGGCCTTCCTGCAAACCCCAGATCTGGAGCGCTGA
- a CDS encoding ABC transporter ATP-binding protein, translating to MASEVGLPVIVEIKDLSKSYRRGAQIIPVLQHVCLDIQEGEFLALMGPSGSGKTTLLNLIAGIDQPDAGILRVAGVDISRLSESELAVWRHRNVGFIFQFYNLVPVLTALENVELPLMLSDLPKAKRRQHAELALKLVGIYDRRDHYPRQLSGGQQQRVAIARAIVTDPTIIAADEPTGDLDKVSAEEVLNLMTRLNQELRKTIIMVTHDPRAAEKSTRLQHLDKGVLKPCTG from the coding sequence ATGGCATCCGAGGTCGGCCTACCGGTCATCGTTGAGATCAAAGATCTCAGTAAATCATACCGCCGGGGCGCCCAGATTATCCCAGTATTGCAGCATGTCTGCCTCGACATTCAGGAAGGTGAATTTCTGGCCCTTATGGGGCCTTCGGGTTCCGGCAAAACTACCCTGTTGAACCTCATTGCCGGTATTGACCAGCCGGATGCCGGAATCTTACGCGTGGCCGGGGTGGATATCTCCCGGCTATCGGAATCGGAACTGGCCGTCTGGCGCCACCGCAACGTTGGCTTTATCTTCCAGTTCTATAATCTGGTCCCGGTCCTCACGGCACTGGAAAATGTGGAGCTGCCGCTCATGCTGTCGGATCTCCCGAAAGCAAAGCGTAGACAGCACGCTGAATTGGCCCTAAAGTTGGTAGGCATTTATGATCGGCGGGATCACTATCCCCGGCAACTTTCCGGCGGTCAACAGCAGCGGGTGGCTATCGCCCGTGCCATTGTTACCGATCCGACCATTATCGCTGCCGACGAACCTACCGGCGATCTCGATAAGGTCTCAGCCGAAGAGGTCCTCAATCTGATGACCCGCCTCAACCAGGAGCTGCGCAAGACTATCATCATGGTAACCCACGACCCGCGAGCCGCGGAAAAATCCACCCGGCTGCAGCATTTGGATAAAGGGGTTCTCAAACCCTGCACCGGCTAG
- a CDS encoding efflux RND transporter periplasmic adaptor subunit: protein MKSPENPLDLESLRLERGETELRYIRSRRRRNLMFFSLIILVVVSGVWWVWSGALWGQKVAVTTVLKIYPSQAVTLLNASGYVVAQRKASVSSKSTGRLSYLGIEEGSRVQQGEIIARLENDDLNAARDRAAFNVKASTATLEQAQAELTDARLNYVRQEKLLAQNLISRQDFDAAEARYRKAVAAVANAQATIKAAVAALAEAQTAVEYSFIRAPFNGVVLTKNAEVGEVVAPFGAAANARAAVATMADMDSLMVEVDVSEANINQVKVDQPCEILLDALPGERFSGKVHMIVPTADRSKATIMVKVAFDEMDPRILPEMSAKAAFLSRSLRPEEQQLRLVVHSEALVQQDGRSTAFVLKENRVEAVSVEVGPKMGDLVEIRAGLREGNKVVLRPPKNLASGDRVQVQEG, encoded by the coding sequence TTGAAATCCCCAGAAAATCCTCTCGATCTCGAATCCCTGCGTCTAGAACGGGGCGAGACCGAGCTGCGTTATATCCGTTCCCGGCGACGCCGCAACCTGATGTTTTTTTCCCTCATCATCCTTGTGGTGGTTTCCGGCGTCTGGTGGGTATGGTCCGGTGCTCTGTGGGGTCAGAAGGTAGCGGTGACCACGGTTCTCAAAATCTATCCCTCTCAGGCTGTCACGCTGCTCAACGCCAGCGGCTACGTGGTAGCACAGCGCAAGGCCTCCGTCTCTTCCAAGAGCACCGGCCGTTTGTCGTATTTAGGTATCGAAGAAGGCAGTCGGGTACAACAGGGTGAGATCATTGCCCGTTTGGAGAATGACGACCTGAATGCCGCCCGGGATCGGGCCGCCTTTAACGTTAAGGCCTCCACGGCCACCTTGGAGCAGGCCCAGGCGGAGTTGACCGACGCCCGTTTGAATTATGTCCGCCAGGAAAAACTGCTGGCCCAGAACCTGATTTCACGCCAGGACTTCGACGCCGCCGAGGCTCGCTATCGCAAAGCAGTAGCGGCCGTGGCCAATGCTCAAGCCACGATCAAGGCCGCGGTGGCGGCCCTGGCCGAAGCCCAGACCGCAGTGGAATACTCCTTCATTCGAGCCCCTTTCAATGGCGTGGTCCTGACCAAGAACGCCGAAGTAGGGGAGGTTGTAGCACCCTTCGGCGCCGCCGCCAACGCGCGGGCGGCAGTGGCCACCATGGCGGACATGGACTCGCTCATGGTTGAGGTCGATGTTTCAGAGGCCAACATTAATCAGGTAAAAGTAGACCAGCCCTGCGAAATTCTCCTGGACGCCCTTCCGGGGGAGCGTTTCTCTGGCAAAGTTCATATGATCGTCCCGACTGCAGATCGCAGCAAGGCCACTATTATGGTGAAAGTCGCCTTTGACGAGATGGACCCCCGCATCCTGCCTGAAATGAGCGCCAAGGCCGCCTTTCTGTCCCGTTCCCTCAGGCCGGAAGAGCAGCAACTCCGCTTAGTGGTTCATTCCGAGGCTCTAGTCCAACAGGACGGCCGATCTACGGCGTTTGTCCTCAAGGAAAACCGGGTGGAGGCCGTATCGGTGGAGGTTGGCCCCAAGATGGGCGATCTGGTAGAAATCCGCGCCGGACTGCGGGAAGGTAATAAAGTAGTGCTGCGGCCCCCGAAAAATCTGGCCAGCGGTGATCGCGTGCAGGTCCAGGAAGGCTGA
- a CDS encoding ABC transporter permease — protein sequence MFKLIFRNATRHRLRTALTVLGMAIAILSFGLLRTVVDAWYAGVEGAAADRLVTRNAISLLFRLPLAYLYKIKPMEGIKRVSYGYWFGGVYIDEKKFFPQFAVDLRPYLEMYTEFLIPPEQRQVLLKERNACIAGRKLAQRFGWKLGDIITLKGTIFPGNWELVLRAIYQGAEDTTDESRFFFHWDYVNETNKKNLPELANQVGWFIVQVADLDQAPAIAAQIDNAFKNSLAETLTESEKAFQMGFVSMTKAIVMAIQIVSYVVIVVILIVLANTMAMTARERQSEHAVLKTLGFQGRHLIILIAGESIAIALMGGVAGLIAIFPAAHFFRTALGNYFRVFSVSDATLAICLTIALIIGALSAVFPAWRAARVPIAEGLRRIG from the coding sequence ATGTTTAAATTGATCTTCCGCAATGCGACGCGCCATCGACTGCGTACGGCACTGACTGTTTTAGGGATGGCTATCGCTATCCTCTCCTTCGGCCTGCTGCGCACCGTGGTAGATGCCTGGTATGCCGGGGTGGAAGGCGCGGCGGCGGACCGCCTGGTCACCCGCAACGCCATCTCCTTGCTCTTCCGCCTTCCCTTGGCCTACCTCTATAAAATCAAACCCATGGAAGGGATCAAACGGGTGTCATACGGTTATTGGTTCGGGGGCGTCTATATCGATGAAAAAAAATTTTTCCCTCAATTCGCCGTGGACCTGCGTCCCTATCTCGAGATGTACACCGAGTTCCTGATTCCCCCGGAACAGCGGCAGGTCTTACTCAAAGAGCGGAATGCCTGTATCGCCGGCCGTAAACTGGCCCAACGTTTCGGCTGGAAGCTTGGAGACATCATTACCCTGAAAGGAACCATCTTTCCCGGTAATTGGGAGCTGGTTCTGCGGGCTATCTATCAAGGAGCGGAGGATACCACCGACGAAAGCCGATTTTTCTTTCACTGGGATTACGTTAACGAAACCAATAAGAAAAATCTTCCAGAACTGGCCAATCAGGTAGGCTGGTTTATCGTTCAGGTGGCGGATCTCGATCAAGCGCCAGCCATTGCCGCTCAGATCGATAACGCCTTTAAAAACTCTCTGGCGGAAACCCTCACCGAAAGCGAAAAGGCTTTTCAGATGGGCTTCGTCTCCATGACCAAAGCCATCGTTATGGCCATCCAGATCGTGTCATACGTGGTCATCGTTGTCATTCTGATCGTGTTGGCCAACACCATGGCTATGACCGCCCGAGAACGCCAGAGTGAGCATGCCGTTTTGAAGACCTTAGGGTTTCAGGGCCGACACTTAATAATCCTTATCGCCGGCGAATCGATTGCCATTGCTCTGATGGGGGGGGTGGCCGGTCTGATCGCCATCTTCCCGGCGGCGCATTTTTTCCGGACTGCCCTGGGCAACTATTTCCGGGTCTTCAGCGTCTCTGATGCAACCCTGGCCATCTGTCTAACTATCGCTCTGATCATCGGTGCCCTATCGGCTGTTTTTCCGGCCTGGCGGGCCGCCCGGGTGCCAATCGCCGAGGGTCTGCGAAGGATTGGGTAA
- a CDS encoding 3-dehydroquinate synthase II: MKQVWVKVDPWDKKRVTTALEGGADAVWTPPGYAAEVKTLGKIPVIAPDGDLAPGQDLFEVTLSRADDEADIAAKAKTHPVVVHCADWTIIPLENLVAQCPANLFVEAATVEEARTFLGILERGVDGLVITAADLGEVKQLLRLVKEISPPVELTPATVASVHLLGMGDRVCVDTCTQMGRGQGMLIGNSSAALFLVHAESLENPYVAARPFRVNAGPVHAYIRVPGGKTRYLSELKAGDEVLVVDYSGRTLPATVGRVKIEKRPLMLITATHEGRECSTIVQNAETIRLTRPDGEAVSVVQLSPGDQVLVALEEAGRHFGYKVTETILEK, encoded by the coding sequence ATGAAACAGGTATGGGTTAAGGTAGACCCCTGGGACAAGAAGCGGGTGACTACGGCCCTGGAAGGGGGTGCCGACGCAGTCTGGACGCCCCCCGGCTATGCCGCGGAAGTAAAAACCCTGGGAAAGATTCCCGTCATCGCCCCGGATGGAGACCTGGCGCCGGGACAGGACCTTTTCGAGGTGACGCTCAGCAGGGCCGATGATGAGGCCGATATCGCGGCCAAGGCCAAGACCCATCCGGTGGTGGTGCATTGCGCGGATTGGACCATCATCCCACTCGAAAATTTAGTGGCCCAATGCCCTGCCAATCTTTTTGTTGAGGCCGCCACGGTGGAGGAAGCCCGCACCTTTCTGGGGATTCTGGAGCGCGGGGTCGACGGTCTGGTCATCACTGCCGCAGATTTAGGCGAGGTCAAGCAGTTACTCCGACTGGTCAAAGAAATCTCACCGCCGGTGGAACTGACACCTGCCACCGTAGCCTCGGTGCACCTCCTGGGCATGGGTGACCGGGTCTGCGTGGATACCTGCACCCAGATGGGTCGGGGCCAGGGTATGCTGATAGGCAATTCTTCCGCCGCCCTCTTTCTCGTGCACGCCGAATCCCTCGAGAATCCGTATGTCGCCGCCCGGCCCTTCCGGGTCAACGCCGGGCCGGTGCACGCCTATATCCGGGTTCCAGGTGGAAAGACCCGATATCTGAGCGAACTTAAGGCGGGAGATGAAGTCCTGGTAGTGGATTACAGCGGCCGCACCCTGCCCGCCACCGTCGGTCGGGTAAAGATCGAAAAGCGGCCCTTGATGTTGATTACGGCCACCCACGAGGGCCGGGAATGCAGCACCATTGTCCAGAATGCCGAAACCATCCGACTCACCCGGCCCGATGGGGAGGCCGTCTCGGTGGTGCAGCTATCCCCCGGCGATCAAGTATTGGTGGCCCTGGAAGAAGCCGGACGCCATTTCGGCTACAAGGTTACGGAGACTATTCTGGAAAAGTAA
- the pheA gene encoding prephenate dehydratase: MTDKKSVRRQIDITDEQLLTLINQRLQLAQTIGEIKNREDLATLDPKREQEVLDRLKRFNTGPLTEEGLRNIFREIISAARQVQRPLSVAFLGPEATFTHLAAIKKFGRSTFFKPLPTISEVFMAVEKSNHHLGVIPIENSTEGVVNETLDQFVETKLQICGEIYLEISHDLISRSGQINDIEIIYTHPHAHGQCRKWLQGHLPQIPVLEVSSTGLAAQKAAHNPNSAAIASGFAASLYELRVVESRIEDHRENATHFFIIGPYAPGATGADKTSIIFAVADTPGALYNMLRPLAERGINMTRIVSRPMKTVAWRYLFFVDLDGHLQESALQECLHEMEEMSAFFKILGSFPKAEAIEKVS; the protein is encoded by the coding sequence ATGACAGATAAAAAAAGCGTTCGGCGTCAGATTGACATCACCGATGAACAGCTCTTGACCCTCATCAACCAGCGGTTACAACTGGCCCAAACCATCGGGGAAATCAAGAATCGGGAAGATCTGGCCACACTTGATCCCAAGCGGGAGCAGGAGGTCCTTGACCGTCTCAAGCGGTTCAACACCGGACCGCTTACCGAGGAGGGGTTGCGCAATATCTTCCGAGAGATCATCTCGGCGGCGCGCCAGGTACAGCGGCCATTGTCGGTAGCCTTCCTGGGTCCGGAGGCCACCTTCACCCATCTGGCGGCCATCAAAAAATTCGGCCGCTCCACTTTTTTTAAACCCCTGCCCACCATCTCGGAAGTCTTCATGGCGGTGGAGAAGAGCAACCATCATCTTGGCGTCATTCCCATTGAGAATTCCACTGAGGGGGTAGTAAACGAGACCCTGGACCAGTTCGTTGAAACCAAGCTCCAGATCTGCGGCGAAATCTATCTGGAGATCTCCCACGACCTGATATCCCGTTCCGGCCAGATAAACGATATTGAAATTATCTATACTCACCCCCACGCTCATGGCCAGTGTCGGAAATGGCTGCAAGGACACCTGCCCCAGATACCGGTGTTGGAAGTCAGTTCCACCGGTCTGGCGGCCCAGAAGGCGGCCCACAACCCCAATTCGGCGGCCATCGCCAGTGGTTTTGCGGCCTCCCTATACGAGTTGCGGGTAGTGGAATCACGTATTGAAGATCACCGGGAAAACGCCACCCATTTTTTTATCATCGGTCCCTATGCCCCCGGGGCTACCGGGGCGGATAAGACATCAATCATTTTTGCGGTAGCCGATACCCCTGGGGCATTGTATAACATGCTGCGGCCGCTGGCGGAGCGGGGCATCAATATGACTCGCATCGTCTCGCGGCCGATGAAGACCGTTGCCTGGCGGTATCTCTTTTTTGTCGACCTGGACGGTCATCTACAGGAGTCCGCTCTTCAGGAATGCCTGCACGAAATGGAAGAGATGAGCGCTTTTTTCAAGATCTTGGGATCGTTTCCCAAGGCTGAGGCCATCGAGAAAGTCAGTTGA
- a CDS encoding shikimate dehydrogenase gives MITGATIIFGILGRPVAHSLSPAMHNAAFAALGLNAVYVPFAVQDLVAAVQGLRGLNIGGVSVTIPFKEEIIPLLDEVDEEAQTIGAVNTVVNRQGWLWGCNTDWQGALTPLQEQIALSGQQIMVLGAGGAGRAIVYAVRRAAGLVTVADLNPDRARNLAQEFGVACLPLEEIDQSTATVLINASPVGMAPHIEATPLPARCLDRFQVVMDIVYQPLQTRLLREAAARGARTIDGLQMLIHQGARQFELFTGQPSPVETMRRAALEALGKERAES, from the coding sequence ATGATTACCGGTGCAACCATTATTTTCGGCATCCTGGGCCGCCCCGTAGCCCATTCCCTCAGTCCGGCGATGCACAACGCCGCTTTTGCCGCCCTTGGCCTCAACGCCGTCTATGTTCCCTTTGCCGTTCAGGATTTGGTAGCAGCGGTGCAGGGATTACGCGGATTAAACATCGGCGGCGTCAGCGTCACTATCCCATTTAAAGAAGAGATCATCCCCCTTCTGGACGAGGTGGACGAGGAAGCTCAAACTATCGGCGCCGTGAATACCGTCGTGAACCGCCAGGGATGGTTGTGGGGTTGCAACACCGACTGGCAGGGAGCGCTGACGCCCTTGCAGGAACAGATTGCATTATCCGGGCAACAGATCATGGTTCTGGGCGCCGGCGGCGCTGGCCGGGCCATTGTCTATGCTGTTCGCCGGGCTGCAGGACTGGTAACCGTCGCCGACCTGAACCCAGATCGGGCCCGAAACCTGGCCCAGGAGTTTGGGGTCGCCTGTCTGCCTTTGGAGGAAATCGACCAAAGCACCGCCACGGTGCTAATCAACGCCAGTCCGGTGGGCATGGCGCCCCATATAGAGGCGACGCCGCTTCCGGCCAGGTGTTTAGACCGGTTCCAGGTGGTCATGGATATTGTCTACCAGCCCCTGCAGACGCGTCTGCTGCGAGAAGCGGCGGCACGAGGGGCTCGCACCATTGACGGCCTGCAGATGTTGATACATCAGGGTGCTCGGCAATTTGAGCTCTTCACTGGCCAACCGTCGCCGGTGGAGACCATGCGCCGGGCGGCTTTAGAGGCGCTGGGAAAAGAGCGAGCTGAGTCCTGA